The Cannabis sativa cultivar Pink pepper isolate KNU-18-1 chromosome 8, ASM2916894v1, whole genome shotgun sequence genomic interval AGCATTTCATTCTCATCCAACTTTTCCTATAAATTCAAACTCACCAACCTTGAGTTTCATATCccaaacaccaaaaaaaaaaaaaaaaaacataaaacccCATAAACATATATTTAACCAACTACCCTTAATTCCTCTCCTccttaaaaaatcataatatatatttttataaccaTGAGAGATTTAAAGGTAATGGGAGGTAGTGCAGAAACGACATCACCAACATCAGCAGTAGTGATTAAAACGACAACAAATGTATGGAAATCTCCAATCCCATACTTGTTTGGAAGCTTAGCTATCATGTTGTTACTCATCAGTTTGGCTTTACTCCTCCTCATTTGCTCCTACCGCAAACGCTATTCTTCTTCTGTTGACGAAAATGATGAGAACAAGTCTAGTACTAATCATAATAAGAACGTTAATggtgaagatgaagatgatggCCCCAAGATTGTGGTCATAATGGCCGGAGACGAAGCCCCAACTTACTTGGCAACTCCTTCACTACTTGCTGTTCTTCCACCTTGCACTTGCTCATCAGCTGATcgtgatggtgatgatgatgatcatgatCATGACCAAGCCCCCCAATCACATGTTTG includes:
- the LOC115698992 gene encoding protein GLUTAMINE DUMPER 6, with translation MRDLKVMGGSAETTSPTSAVVIKTTTNVWKSPIPYLFGSLAIMLLLISLALLLLICSYRKRYSSSVDENDENKSSTNHNKNVNGEDEDDGPKIVVIMAGDEAPTYLATPSLLAVLPPCTCSSADRDGDDDDHDHDQAPQSHV